One part of the Paracoccus sp. MBLB3053 genome encodes these proteins:
- a CDS encoding SDR family NAD(P)-dependent oxidoreductase encodes MMRALVTGSAGFIGYHLCERLLAEGVEVIGLDAHDAYYDPALKQARENLLLRSPRFVTIRARVEEPGLLASLFEQHKPDMIVHLAAQAGVRNSIDNPRAYLQSNIIGTFELLEAARAHPPRHLLLASTSSVYGANTQMPYREGDKVDSQMSFYAASKKSTEAMAHSYAHLFGLPVTMFRFFTVYGPWGRPDMAPWLFTSAILEGRPIKVFNHGDMRRDFTYVTDLVRAIRLLMDAIPGATPVGAEDSLSPVAPFRVVNIGNGAPVELLDFIAAIEAATGKTAIRHFMPMQPGDVPATWADTTLLRQLTGYAPQTAIGDGVEAYVEWFRSYYP; translated from the coding sequence TTGATGCGGGCTCTGGTCACCGGCTCCGCCGGTTTCATCGGATATCATCTGTGCGAGCGGCTGTTGGCCGAGGGCGTTGAGGTCATCGGGCTTGACGCCCATGACGCCTATTACGATCCAGCCCTGAAGCAGGCGCGCGAAAATCTGCTTCTCCGCTCGCCGCGCTTTGTGACGATCAGGGCTCGCGTCGAAGAGCCCGGCTTGCTCGCGTCGCTGTTCGAACAGCACAAGCCGGACATGATCGTGCATCTTGCCGCCCAGGCGGGCGTGCGCAACTCGATCGACAATCCGCGCGCCTATCTGCAATCGAACATCATCGGGACGTTCGAACTGCTGGAGGCGGCCCGGGCCCACCCCCCAAGACATCTGCTGCTGGCCTCGACCAGTTCGGTCTATGGCGCGAATACGCAGATGCCCTACCGCGAGGGTGACAAGGTCGACAGCCAGATGTCCTTCTACGCCGCCAGCAAGAAGTCGACCGAGGCAATGGCGCATAGCTACGCCCATCTGTTCGGCCTGCCGGTGACGATGTTCCGGTTTTTCACCGTCTATGGCCCATGGGGGCGACCCGACATGGCGCCGTGGCTGTTCACCAGTGCGATTCTGGAAGGAAGGCCGATCAAGGTCTTCAACCACGGCGACATGCGGCGCGATTTTACCTATGTGACCGACCTTGTCCGGGCGATCCGGCTGCTCATGGACGCCATCCCCGGTGCCACCCCGGTCGGCGCCGAAGACAGCCTGTCGCCCGTCGCCCCATTCCGCGTGGTCAATATCGGCAATGGCGCACCGGTCGAACTTCTGGACTTCATTGCCGCAATCGAGGCCGCCACCGGCAAGACGGCGATCCGACATTTCATGCCCATGCAGCCGGGCGACGTTCCGGCAACCTGGGCCGACACCACCTTGCTGCGCCAGCTGACCGGTTACGCCCCGCAGACGGCGATCGGGGACGGCGTCGAAGCCTATGTCGAGTGGTTCCGCAGCTACTATCCGTAA
- a CDS encoding ABC transporter substrate-binding protein, producing the protein MKHFALTATLAFLAQPALAADKVTLMLDWFVNPDHAPIIVAQEKGFFAEEDLDVEIVAPADPADPPKLVAAGKADYAISYQPQLHLQVHEGLPLTRIGTLIATPLNCLMVKADGPVQSIGDLKGKKIGYSVSGVEDALVGQILKTAGLSMNDVEMVNVNWSLSPALIAGQVDATIGAYRNFELTQMRLEGAEGRCFFVEEQGVPTYDELIFVANPETLDADRSRRFLHAVERGAQYLVNHPDEAWELFSGTAPDLKDELNSEAWKDTLPRFSQSPAALDQGRYARFEVFLHEAGLVDSVLPVSELAVDLGAQ; encoded by the coding sequence ATGAAGCATTTTGCCCTGACCGCCACGCTGGCTTTTCTGGCCCAGCCTGCCCTTGCTGCCGACAAGGTGACGCTGATGCTCGACTGGTTCGTGAACCCCGACCATGCCCCGATCATCGTCGCGCAAGAAAAGGGCTTCTTCGCCGAGGAAGATCTTGATGTCGAAATCGTGGCTCCGGCGGACCCGGCGGACCCGCCGAAACTGGTGGCCGCGGGCAAGGCGGATTACGCGATCAGCTACCAGCCCCAATTGCATCTTCAGGTCCATGAGGGCCTGCCGCTTACGCGGATCGGCACGCTGATCGCGACCCCGCTGAACTGCCTCATGGTGAAGGCCGACGGACCCGTCCAGTCCATCGGTGACCTGAAGGGCAAGAAGATCGGCTATTCGGTTTCCGGCGTCGAGGACGCGCTGGTCGGCCAGATCCTGAAGACCGCGGGCCTTTCCATGAATGACGTCGAGATGGTCAACGTGAACTGGTCGCTGTCACCCGCGCTGATCGCAGGCCAGGTCGATGCCACGATCGGGGCCTATCGCAATTTCGAACTGACCCAGATGCGTCTGGAAGGCGCCGAGGGGCGCTGCTTCTTCGTCGAGGAACAGGGGGTGCCGACCTATGACGAACTGATCTTCGTCGCCAATCCCGAAACGCTCGACGCCGATCGTTCGCGCCGCTTCCTGCACGCGGTCGAACGCGGCGCGCAATACCTGGTGAACCATCCCGATGAGGCATGGGAACTGTTTTCGGGAACCGCGCCGGATCTCAAGGACGAATTGAACAGCGAAGCCTGGAAGGACACGCTGCCCCGCTTCTCGCAAAGCCCGGCGGCGCTTGATCAGGGCCGCTATGCCCGGTTCGAGGTGTTCCTGCACGAGGCCGGGCTGGTTGACAGCGTTCTTCCGGTCTCGGAACTGGCCGTCGATCTGGGTGCGCAATGA
- a CDS encoding HAD family hydrolase, protein MDAKKNIIFDLGAVLIEWDPALAFADVFTTRDAAEAWLREIDFATWNRLQDGGRSFADGIAAARAQHGNRADPLEGYLAAFPVTIEKPIDGSWDILEKLASTGMPLFAITNWSAETWPAALELYPRLSTVFRDIVVSGEVARLKPEPEIYRLLMERNNLVAEDCIFIDDSAANVAGARALGIDAIRFTDADSLAEELSRRGIFA, encoded by the coding sequence ATGGACGCGAAGAAGAACATTATTTTCGATCTGGGCGCGGTGCTGATCGAATGGGACCCTGCGCTTGCTTTTGCCGATGTGTTTACGACAAGGGACGCCGCCGAGGCTTGGCTGCGTGAGATCGATTTCGCGACATGGAACCGGCTCCAGGATGGGGGACGCAGCTTTGCCGATGGGATTGCTGCGGCGCGCGCCCAGCACGGCAACCGCGCCGATCCGCTTGAGGGGTATCTGGCCGCCTTCCCGGTCACCATCGAAAAGCCAATAGATGGCAGTTGGGACATTCTCGAGAAGCTGGCCTCGACCGGCATGCCGCTTTTTGCGATCACCAACTGGTCCGCAGAGACCTGGCCTGCGGCGCTCGAGCTTTATCCAAGGCTTTCGACCGTGTTTCGCGACATTGTCGTGTCCGGAGAGGTAGCGCGCCTGAAGCCTGAGCCGGAAATCTACCGGCTGCTGATGGAACGCAACAACCTGGTGGCCGAGGACTGCATCTTTATCGACGACAGCGCCGCCAATGTGGCTGGGGCAAGGGCGCTTGGGATCGACGCGATTCGCTTCACGGATGCCGATTCCCTTGCCGAAGAACTGTCCAGACGCGGAATTTTTGCCTGA
- a CDS encoding nucleotide sugar dehydrogenase: MKITVAGLGYVGMSIAVLLSQHNSVMALDINRGRVDQVNARRSPIEDAEISDWLATKPLDLRATTDAAEALEGARFVIIATPTNYDTRTHHFDTSSVEQVIALAREHAPEATIVVKSTVPVGFATEMRERTGFDGIIFSPEFLREGRALYDNLHPSRIVVGAHSPEAHELAELLVQGAIRKDMPVQFTGAVEAEAIKLFSNTYLALRVAYFNELDSYSISRGLNTREIIEGVGLDPRIGNHYNNPSFGYGGYCLPKDTKQLLANYDQVPQQLIAAVVESNRTRKDFIADQIIARKPKLVGVYRLVMKAGSDNFRDSSIQGIMKRIKAKGIPCIVYEPVLDEPHFFHSPVINDLAQFKQQSDLIIANRLTPELSDVGDKLYTRDLYGVD; this comes from the coding sequence ATGAAAATCACCGTAGCGGGTCTGGGTTACGTCGGCATGTCGATCGCCGTGCTTCTGTCCCAGCACAACAGCGTCATGGCGCTGGATATCAACCGGGGTCGTGTCGACCAGGTCAACGCCCGGCGATCCCCCATCGAAGACGCGGAAATCTCCGACTGGCTGGCGACGAAGCCGCTCGACCTCAGGGCGACCACGGACGCGGCCGAGGCGCTGGAAGGTGCGCGATTTGTCATCATCGCGACGCCCACGAATTACGATACGCGCACCCATCATTTCGACACGTCGAGCGTCGAGCAGGTCATTGCGCTTGCGCGCGAACACGCCCCCGAAGCCACCATCGTCGTGAAATCCACCGTCCCGGTCGGTTTCGCGACCGAGATGCGCGAACGCACGGGTTTCGACGGGATCATCTTTTCACCCGAATTCCTGCGCGAAGGCCGCGCGCTATACGACAACCTGCACCCGTCGCGCATCGTTGTGGGCGCCCATAGCCCCGAGGCGCATGAACTGGCCGAGTTGCTGGTCCAGGGCGCGATCCGCAAGGACATGCCCGTGCAGTTCACCGGCGCGGTCGAGGCCGAGGCGATCAAGCTTTTCTCGAACACCTATCTTGCCCTGCGGGTGGCCTATTTCAACGAACTCGACAGCTATTCGATTTCGCGCGGCCTGAACACGCGCGAGATCATCGAAGGCGTCGGGTTGGATCCGCGCATCGGCAACCATTACAACAATCCCAGCTTCGGTTATGGCGGCTATTGCCTTCCAAAGGACACCAAGCAGCTTCTGGCGAACTATGACCAGGTGCCGCAGCAATTGATCGCGGCGGTGGTGGAATCAAACCGCACCCGCAAGGACTTCATTGCCGACCAGATCATTGCCCGCAAACCGAAACTGGTGGGCGTCTATCGGCTGGTGATGAAGGCCGGATCGGACAATTTCCGCGACAGCTCGATCCAGGGCATCATGAAGCGGATCAAGGCAAAGGGCATCCCTTGCATCGTCTATGAGCCCGTTCTGGATGAGCCGCATTTCTTCCACAGCCCCGTCATCAACGATCTTGCCCAATTCAAGCAGCAATCCGACCTGATCATCGCAAATCGCCTGACGCCGGAACTCTCGGATGTCGGTGACAAGCTTTACACCCGAGACCTCTACGGGGTGGATTGA
- a CDS encoding thiazole synthase, giving the protein MPQFYGTHVDSPLMLGTAQYPSPTIMADAFRASGAGIATVSLRREGGAGQAFHDLIKELGVPVLPNTAGCHSVREAVTTAQMARELFETPWIKLEVIRDDDTLCPDVIALVEAARILTDDGFQVFPYCTEDLSVCGRLLDEGCEVLMPWGAPIGSGRGLNNPYGLRSLRAHFPDVPLVVDAGIGLPSHAAQAMELGYDAVLLNTAVAKAGDPVAMARAMALAIDAGKLAHAANPIEARDMAAPSTPVFGMAVLG; this is encoded by the coding sequence ATGCCACAATTCTATGGGACGCATGTCGATAGCCCGCTGATGCTGGGCACGGCGCAATATCCCTCGCCGACGATCATGGCCGATGCCTTCCGCGCCTCGGGCGCCGGCATCGCTACCGTCTCGTTGCGGCGGGAGGGCGGAGCGGGACAGGCATTCCACGACCTGATCAAGGAACTTGGCGTGCCCGTCCTGCCCAATACCGCCGGCTGCCATTCGGTCCGCGAGGCCGTCACGACCGCCCAGATGGCGCGTGAGCTCTTCGAGACGCCCTGGATCAAGCTTGAGGTGATCCGCGACGACGACACGCTTTGCCCGGACGTCATCGCGCTGGTCGAGGCGGCGCGCATTCTCACAGATGATGGGTTCCAGGTCTTTCCCTATTGCACCGAGGACCTTTCCGTCTGCGGCCGGCTTCTGGATGAAGGCTGCGAGGTGCTGATGCCCTGGGGCGCGCCGATCGGATCGGGCCGGGGGCTGAACAACCCCTATGGCCTGCGCAGCCTGCGCGCCCATTTCCCCGATGTTCCGCTGGTCGTCGATGCCGGGATCGGCCTGCCCAGCCATGCCGCTCAGGCCATGGAACTGGGTTACGATGCCGTGCTCTTGAACACCGCCGTCGCCAAGGCGGGTGATCCGGTCGCCATGGCCCGTGCGATGGCCCTTGCAATCGATGCAGGCAAACTGGCGCATGCGGCGAACCCGATCGAGGCCCGTGACATGGCTGCGCCCTCGACCCCGGTCTTCGGAATGGCGGTGCTGGGATGA
- the aroQ gene encoding type II 3-dehydroquinate dehydratase → MPTVYVLNGPNLNLLGQRQPEIYGSTTLADVEQACIELGRDLGVEIRFFQSNHEGVVVDTIHEARHEANAIIINPGALTHTSVAILDALNTFDAPVIEVHISNIHKRESFRHHSYVSLRAEGVIAGLGVNGYLMALRHLAPLIGAR, encoded by the coding sequence ATGCCCACCGTCTATGTCCTGAACGGCCCGAACCTGAACCTGCTGGGCCAGCGCCAACCAGAAATCTATGGCAGCACGACGCTGGCCGATGTCGAACAGGCCTGCATCGAGCTTGGCCGCGACCTGGGCGTCGAGATCAGGTTCTTCCAGTCGAATCACGAAGGCGTCGTCGTCGACACGATCCACGAAGCCCGTCACGAGGCGAATGCGATCATCATCAATCCCGGCGCCCTGACCCATACCTCGGTCGCGATTCTCGATGCGCTGAACACGTTCGACGCGCCCGTGATCGAGGTTCACATCTCGAACATCCACAAGCGCGAAAGCTTCCGGCATCATTCCTATGTCAGCCTCAGGGCCGAGGGCGTCATCGCGGGACTTGGCGTCAACGGCTATCTGATGGCGCTGCGCCATCTCGCTCCGCTGATCGGTGCACGCTGA
- a CDS encoding HesA/MoeB/ThiF family protein — translation MNRYARQMVLPEVAAEGQARIAAAHVLIVGAGGLGVPALQYLAGAGIEAITLIDPDKVEETNLHRQPIYRMKDIGQPKVRAAAQAVARLNPSVEVQALVDVLTPANAPGLVAGADIVLDCADSYAASYTLSDACLAAGKPLISASALGLSGYVGGFCGTAPSLRALFPEPPDSGQTCATAGVLGPVVGMLGSLQAQMTLGVILGLAPSPLGQFTRLDNGRFTQFRFDGAAEGDGPRFIARDDIRESDLVIDLRPEDEAPRKATPDALRHPGYGATGPLPDPGQRVVLACRSGLRSWRAADELSRRWSGEITLLALGEDI, via the coding sequence ATGAACCGCTATGCCCGCCAGATGGTGCTGCCCGAGGTCGCGGCTGAAGGTCAGGCGCGGATTGCCGCGGCCCATGTGCTGATCGTCGGCGCCGGCGGTCTGGGTGTCCCGGCCCTGCAATATCTTGCCGGCGCGGGGATCGAAGCGATCACGCTGATCGACCCGGACAAGGTCGAGGAAACCAATCTTCATCGCCAGCCGATCTATCGCATGAAGGATATCGGCCAGCCCAAGGTCAGGGCGGCGGCTCAGGCCGTGGCGCGTTTGAACCCCTCGGTCGAAGTTCAGGCACTTGTCGATGTCCTGACCCCGGCGAATGCGCCGGGGCTGGTCGCGGGTGCGGATATCGTTCTGGATTGCGCGGACAGCTACGCCGCCAGCTACACCTTGTCCGATGCCTGCCTGGCTGCGGGCAAGCCCCTGATCTCGGCCTCGGCGCTTGGGCTTTCGGGCTATGTCGGCGGCTTCTGCGGGACGGCGCCCAGCCTTCGGGCACTTTTCCCCGAACCGCCCGACAGCGGCCAGACCTGTGCGACCGCTGGCGTGCTGGGGCCGGTGGTCGGCATGCTGGGCTCTCTGCAAGCGCAGATGACGCTTGGCGTCATCCTTGGCCTTGCGCCCTCGCCACTGGGCCAGTTCACGCGGCTCGACAATGGGCGCTTCACCCAGTTCCGTTTCGATGGCGCGGCTGAAGGCGACGGGCCCCGTTTCATCGCGAGAGACGACATCCGCGAAAGCGATCTGGTCATCGACCTGCGCCCCGAAGACGAAGCCCCCCGCAAGGCGACCCCGGATGCGCTGCGCCATCCCGGCTACGGCGCGACCGGCCCCCTGCCCGATCCCGGACAGCGGGTCGTTCTGGCCTGCCGATCCGGATTGCGATCCTGGCGCGCGGCCGACGAACTTTCCCGTCGCTGGAGCGGCGAGATCACCCTGCTTGCCCTTGGAGAAGACATATGA
- the thiD gene encoding bifunctional hydroxymethylpyrimidine kinase/phosphomethylpyrimidine kinase, protein MSYPIALTIAGSDSGGGAGIQADLKSFSALRVYGASVITAITAQNTRTVAAVESVSPKMIAAQIDAVFGDLDIRAVKIGMVGGPDVIAAVADRLRAFLDTDPIPVVLDPVMIAKSGDTLLPDAAVSAMRERLLPLATVLTPNLPEAARLLDRTPAQSVEEMADQGGALRAMGAAHVLMKGGHAEGETCTDLLIGPAPLMLSAPRQDTRNTHGTGCSLSSAIAAGLAQGMSVPDAVTRAHGWLQGAIAAADDLSIGLGHGPVHHFHEQWGRK, encoded by the coding sequence ATGTCATATCCCATCGCCCTGACGATCGCCGGCTCGGATAGCGGCGGCGGCGCGGGCATTCAGGCGGATCTGAAAAGCTTTTCCGCATTGCGGGTCTATGGCGCGTCGGTGATCACCGCGATCACGGCACAGAACACCCGCACCGTCGCGGCGGTCGAGTCGGTCAGCCCCAAGATGATCGCGGCGCAGATTGATGCCGTCTTCGGAGATCTGGACATTCGGGCCGTCAAGATCGGCATGGTCGGCGGCCCCGACGTGATCGCAGCCGTGGCGGACCGTTTGCGCGCCTTTCTCGACACCGATCCGATTCCGGTCGTGCTGGACCCCGTCATGATCGCCAAGTCGGGCGATACCCTGCTTCCCGATGCTGCGGTATCGGCAATGCGCGAGCGGCTTCTGCCGCTGGCCACGGTGCTGACGCCGAACCTGCCCGAAGCCGCGCGGCTGCTGGACAGGACCCCCGCGCAATCCGTCGAGGAAATGGCGGATCAAGGCGGGGCCCTGCGCGCCATGGGCGCGGCCCATGTGCTGATGAAGGGCGGCCATGCCGAAGGGGAAACCTGTACCGATCTGCTGATCGGGCCGGCTCCGCTGATGCTATCGGCGCCGCGCCAGGACACGCGGAATACCCACGGCACCGGCTGTTCGCTTTCCTCGGCCATCGCTGCGGGGCTTGCCCAGGGCATGAGCGTGCCCGATGCGGTGACTCGCGCGCATGGCTGGCTTCAGGGGGCGATCGCTGCGGCGGACGATCTTTCGATCGGACTGGGACATGGGCCGGTCCACCACTTCCATGAACAATGGGGGCGGAAATGA
- a CDS encoding aldehyde dehydrogenase (NADP(+)): MTFTPHGKHLIAGEWVATEQSFQSEPATGPAHSFSVGTVELVNRACEAAEDAFWSYGYSSREERAAFLDAIADEIEARAEAITQIGSQETGLPEARLQGERGRTTGQLRLFAEHIRKGEYLDRRFDAALPDRKPAPRPEIRLVERPIGPVAVFGASNFPLAFSTAGGDTAAALAAGCPVVVKGHSAHPGTGEIVAESVAAAIAKCGVHPGVFSLIQGGRRDVGTALVQHPRIKAVGFTGSLAGGRALFDLCAQRPEPIPFFGELGSVNPMFLLPEAMSARADELGAGWAGSLTMGAGQFCTNPGISVVIDGPDADRYTAAARAGLEKVGPQTMLTDGIAKAYRDGKERFETRNSVTPVYATDSADRQANPNLYETTAEAYLQDHALGEEVFGPLGLIVRVKSVDEMVTLAKGFEGQLTATLHMDEGDLADAQKLRPILERKAGRVLVNGFPTGVEVVDSMVHGGPYPASTNFGATSVGTLSIRRFLRPVSYQNFPEELLPEDLR; this comes from the coding sequence ATGACCTTCACCCCTCATGGCAAACATCTGATCGCTGGCGAATGGGTCGCGACCGAGCAGAGCTTCCAGTCCGAACCGGCGACCGGCCCGGCGCATTCGTTCAGCGTCGGCACGGTCGAGCTGGTGAACCGGGCCTGCGAAGCGGCCGAGGATGCGTTCTGGAGCTATGGCTATTCCTCGCGCGAAGAGCGTGCGGCCTTCCTTGACGCCATCGCCGACGAGATCGAGGCCCGCGCCGAGGCCATCACCCAGATCGGCAGCCAGGAAACCGGCCTGCCGGAAGCCCGCCTGCAAGGCGAGCGCGGCCGCACCACCGGCCAGCTGCGTCTCTTTGCCGAGCATATCCGCAAGGGCGAATATCTTGACCGCCGCTTCGACGCCGCCCTGCCGGATCGCAAGCCGGCACCGCGTCCCGAGATTCGCCTGGTCGAGCGTCCGATCGGCCCGGTCGCGGTGTTCGGCGCCTCGAACTTCCCGCTGGCCTTCTCGACCGCTGGCGGCGACACCGCCGCCGCGCTGGCCGCAGGCTGCCCGGTCGTCGTGAAGGGCCACTCGGCCCATCCCGGCACCGGCGAGATCGTCGCCGAGTCCGTCGCCGCCGCGATCGCGAAATGCGGCGTCCATCCCGGCGTCTTCAGCCTGATCCAGGGCGGCCGCCGCGATGTCGGCACCGCGCTCGTCCAGCATCCGCGCATCAAGGCCGTGGGCTTCACCGGCAGCCTTGCCGGTGGCCGCGCGCTGTTCGACCTTTGCGCGCAGCGCCCCGAGCCGATCCCCTTCTTCGGCGAGCTGGGCTCGGTCAACCCGATGTTCCTGCTGCCCGAGGCCATGTCCGCCCGGGCCGATGAGCTGGGCGCAGGCTGGGCCGGGTCGCTGACCATGGGCGCGGGCCAGTTCTGCACCAATCCGGGCATTTCCGTGGTGATCGACGGGCCGGATGCCGACCGCTACACCGCCGCCGCCAGGGCCGGGCTGGAAAAAGTCGGCCCGCAGACCATGCTGACCGACGGCATCGCGAAAGCCTATCGCGATGGCAAGGAGCGTTTTGAGACCCGCAACTCGGTCACCCCGGTCTATGCGACCGACTCGGCCGACCGCCAGGCCAACCCGAACCTCTACGAGACCACCGCCGAGGCCTATCTGCAGGACCACGCGCTGGGTGAAGAGGTCTTCGGCCCGCTCGGCCTGATCGTCCGCGTGAAATCCGTCGACGAGATGGTGACGCTGGCCAAGGGCTTCGAGGGCCAGCTGACCGCGACGCTGCACATGGACGAAGGCGACCTGGCCGATGCCCAGAAGCTGCGCCCGATCCTTGAACGCAAGGCCGGCCGCGTGCTGGTCAACGGCTTCCCGACCGGCGTCGAGGTGGTCGATTCCATGGTCCATGGCGGACCTTACCCGGCCTCGACCAATTTCGGCGCAACCTCGGTCGGAACCCTCTCCATCCGCCGCTTCCTGCGCCCCGTCAGCTACCAGAACTTCCCGGAAGAACTGCTGCCGGAAGACCTGCGCTGA
- the thiS gene encoding sulfur carrier protein ThiS produces the protein MKITLNGEPRDLDGPTVQDLLAEIGLGAAKVATALNGTFLPAGRRGSTTLKDGDALEVVAPMQGG, from the coding sequence ATGAAGATCACCCTTAACGGAGAGCCGCGAGACCTGGACGGACCGACCGTGCAGGACCTGCTTGCCGAAATCGGGCTGGGCGCCGCCAAGGTGGCTACCGCCTTGAACGGCACCTTCCTGCCTGCGGGCCGCCGAGGCTCGACCACGTTGAAAGACGGCGATGCGCTGGAAGTCGTCGCGCCAATGCAAGGGGGCTGA
- a CDS encoding thiamine phosphate synthase, whose protein sequence is MSLPRFYPIFDSAEWLRRALPLGVKLVQARIKDLPKDALLGELALCQELCREHGATLVVNDHWQAAIDLGCSFIHLGQEDLDTADIAAIRKAGLRMGISTHDRAELDRALALAPDYIALGPVWPTILKKMKWEQQGLERVSEWRRLIGDTPLVAIGGVTPERAVQAFEAGADIASAVTDITLNADPEGRIREWLRVTA, encoded by the coding sequence ATGAGCCTTCCCCGTTTCTATCCGATCTTCGACAGCGCAGAATGGCTTCGCCGCGCCCTGCCTCTTGGCGTGAAGCTGGTGCAGGCGCGTATCAAGGACCTGCCCAAGGACGCGCTGTTGGGGGAACTGGCCCTGTGTCAGGAGCTTTGTCGTGAGCACGGTGCGACGCTGGTCGTGAACGATCACTGGCAAGCCGCGATCGATCTTGGCTGCAGCTTCATTCACCTGGGCCAGGAGGATCTGGACACCGCCGACATCGCGGCAATCCGCAAGGCCGGTCTGCGAATGGGCATCTCGACGCACGACCGTGCCGAACTCGACCGCGCCCTGGCGCTGGCGCCGGATTACATCGCGTTGGGACCGGTCTGGCCCACCATCCTGAAGAAGATGAAGTGGGAACAGCAGGGACTCGAACGCGTCAGCGAATGGCGCAGGCTGATCGGGGATACGCCTCTGGTCGCCATCGGGGGTGTGACGCCCGAACGCGCCGTGCAGGCCTTCGAGGCGGGTGCCGACATCGCCTCGGCCGTTACCGACATCACGCTGAATGCCGACCCCGAAGGCCGCATTCGCGAATGGCTCAGGGTAACCGCATGA
- a CDS encoding FAD-dependent oxidoreductase, producing the protein MSQITILGAGVMGLSIATELASRGIRPRIIDPAGGPGAHGCSWRAGGMLAPWCEAESAEPVVVRHGLDAADWWQAQGVEVTHRGTLVLAPSRDRAELDRFARMTESHRSVSAEDIVTLEPELQGRFARGLFFDTESHLNPREALGQLRDRLAQQGIDIETDGTPNGLTVDARGLSARDQLSDLRGVRGEMLVLRCPEVTLTRTVRMLHPRIPLYIVPRGEGVYMVGATMLETGGKHNVTARSAVEMLSAAYALHPAFAEAEVLELGADARPAFPDNLPRLRRRGNTLYANGLYRHGYLLAPAVARMAADYITTGQRPEFMDEDHP; encoded by the coding sequence ATGAGCCAGATCACCATTCTCGGCGCCGGGGTGATGGGTCTCTCGATCGCGACCGAGCTTGCCTCACGCGGGATACGGCCCCGCATCATCGATCCGGCGGGCGGACCGGGCGCGCATGGATGCAGTTGGCGGGCCGGCGGCATGCTCGCGCCCTGGTGCGAGGCGGAAAGCGCCGAGCCGGTCGTGGTCCGTCACGGGCTGGATGCCGCCGATTGGTGGCAGGCACAGGGCGTCGAGGTCACGCATCGTGGAACGCTGGTTCTTGCACCGTCGCGCGACCGCGCCGAGCTGGACCGCTTTGCCCGGATGACCGAAAGCCATCGCAGCGTCAGTGCCGAAGATATCGTGACACTTGAGCCGGAATTGCAGGGCCGTTTCGCGCGCGGCCTGTTCTTCGACACCGAATCCCATTTGAACCCGCGCGAAGCCCTTGGCCAGCTTCGCGACCGTCTGGCCCAGCAGGGCATCGACATCGAGACCGACGGAACCCCGAACGGCCTGACCGTTGACGCACGGGGCCTTTCTGCCCGGGACCAGCTTTCCGACCTGCGCGGCGTGCGAGGTGAAATGCTGGTGCTGCGCTGCCCGGAGGTCACGCTGACCCGAACGGTCAGGATGCTGCATCCGCGCATTCCGCTTTACATCGTCCCGCGCGGTGAGGGGGTCTACATGGTCGGCGCGACCATGCTGGAAACCGGGGGAAAGCATAATGTCACCGCCCGCTCGGCGGTCGAGATGCTGAGCGCCGCCTATGCCCTGCACCCGGCTTTCGCCGAGGCGGAGGTGCTTGAGCTGGGCGCCGATGCGCGCCCCGCCTTTCCCGACAACCTGCCCCGGCTGCGGCGGCGCGGGAATACGCTTTATGCAAACGGCCTTTATCGCCACGGCTATCTTCTGGCCCCCGCCGTAGCGCGCATGGCCGCCGATTACATCACGACAGGCCAAAGACCGGAGTTCATGGATGAAGATCACCCTTAA